CGTATTCTCTGTCTGTTAGTTGACGACGTCGCCGTCAGGTGCGCGACTTCGTGTACATGAAGGAAGTCGTGCGTGTATCCGGTCTCGCTTGGAACTTCGTCGATATCGGCGATCCTACTGATAGTAAGTGGCAAGTGCATGAGAGCTCTTGGGATTTCTGAGTCAGTACGGAAAATGGGGAAATAAAGGAATACGCGCTCAAAGTGAAACTCATCGAAAGCTTGAGAGACGACGAAAATATTTTAGGGGACTTCAAAGCTGACACCTTGGAGGCGTGCGAAGAGATAATCTTGAGATAGAATACAGCATAGAAAGAGGTGGGTGGTAGTTAGCTGAGATAACCTAGTTCTTCGAGACGTTCTTCCACCTCGTTGTCCATAGTTATGTCAGGGAGTTTTTCATTGGTTGACTTCACTTTGTCGAGGTGCTCGACCAATTCGTCATGTAACTCCTGCGCTACCTCCTCATATTCGGTTGAATTAATCATATTCTCCGTCTCTCCCGGATTCTCCGCGAGGTTATAGAGCTCACGTTCCTCGTTTCCAATGTCCCAGATGTATTTATACTCATCTGTCCTTACCGATATCTTGTATCCTTCCGGGTTGTTGGTCTCACTTATGATGTGACGGCGTTTGCCTTCGTTTTCGAGGGCGGAGACACCTCTGTAGTTCGGAGGATTCTCCACACCGACGATATCGCAGACAGTAGGGGGAACGTCAAGTAGCTCTACCGGGATATCCTCGGATATATCACGAGCGTCTGTGCCGTGGATGACGAACGGAACGTGCAGAACCTCGTCGTACATCGAGTCGTTGTGGCTGAATCCACCGTGGTCGCGGAACTCCTCGCCGTGGTCCGACGTGAAGATAACCGCGGTGTCATCGGCAATACCTGACTCTTCGAGATGTTCATACAGCCTCCGTATCTGGTTATCGACGTACCGTATCTCGCAGTCGTACAGGTCTATCAACGTTTTTAGGTCGTCGTCGGATATCTCGTCCGGCTCCTCAAGCATCTTACGCCGGAGTTTGACAGCCTCGCGTTCGGAGATGTTCAGATCGATACCGAGTTCGCCGAGCGTGTCGTGTGGAACGTACGGGTGGTGGACATCCATGTAATGGGTCCAGACGAAAAAGTCATCTTCCTGTTCCGATATCCAGTCTACCGTGAGATCGGTCATCGTCTCGGCGTCCTTGTACGTCTGTCCTACGTCAACGCCGGACTTCTCCTCCGTGGTGTCGTAGAGCCACTGCAGAATGCGGTACAGACGGCTGTCGTGGTCAAGGTTTGTCTTAACGTAGGCGCGTAGCTTTGCGAGTAAAGTAGGGTCGGACTTGGAGTCGTAGAAGGTGTCGAATCCACGGTCATAGTTGTAGTCGCGCGAGAGCCACAGGTTGGAGTGAAACGCCGCCGTCGAGGCTTGGTCGGAGACCGCCTCACCGACCGTGACGCGGCTATCTGACAGGTACTCGAAGCCTCCGTATTCGAGAGGGTAAGTCGACGTAAGTATCGACGGGAAGGACGCCCGTGTCCACGTGGAGTTGGCGTAGGCGTCAAACGAAGCCCCTTCGTACGCGAGAGTGTCAATAAACGGAGTCGTATCCCGTTCGTATCCGTAACACCCTACGTGGTCTGCACGGAGCGAGTCTACGGTTAGTAAGACGACGTTCGTCATCTGTTGCGTCGAGATACGTTACCTACATAAAAAGACTACTGGTTGACCGAAGGCAGGGGTACGTACTCGGAAAAAACGTCGCGTATATCTTCATCAAGAAGGACGAGAACACCGTAGACGACGGCTCCAAGAGCGACCACGGCGACCAAGGAAGGAACGCGTCTCGGAGACAGAACGCGAGCGACGGCGTACACGACGCCCCCCATGATGAGCGCGGAGACCGTCTCCCATGCTATACTCCTCTTAGGTATCCTGAGTTCGACGACATCAGCTACGTAGTACCACTGTATCGCCGTGTCGACGAACTTGGCGACGACCGTTGCAACCGCCGCGCCGACGAGACCGACCGTCGGTATGAGCGCGGCGTTCAGGACGAGCGCGAGTGTCACACCGACCATACGTGACCTGAAAGGGAGTTCGGGACGTTCCAGACCGACGAGTGTCGAGTTGACGACGCGCTGGATTGATTCGACCACCATGTAGCCGGCGAGTAACGTCATCGGTACGGCGGCGACGGCGTACTCGGGTCGATATACGACCGACAGAATCTCTTCACCAAGGACCGCGATACCGACGAGACCCGGAAGCGGGAAGAACAGCGTGAACAGGACCGCACCTGACAGGAGGCGTGACACCTCATCGGTGTCACCTTTGGTGGCGTGCTTGGATATCTTGGGAAAGACCGTCTGGTTTATGGCGTAGGTTGCGATTATCATGACGCGCGTCGTCTGCCAAGCGACCTCGTATGCGCTGACATCGGGACGGGTGAGGAACAGTCCTATCATGAGCGTATCAAACCAAAAGTAGACGAGGTTGGTGGGTCCGTAGAACATCGTGTACCGTGAGATGGAGAAGATACGTGAGAAGTGTTCGCGTAACGGAATACGGAGGGAGACGTTGAGAAGGGGGTACGCGACCACCACGGTCGCCGCAAACCCGGCTATCACGCCCCAGATTAACCCAACCGCGCCGTATCCCAACGTTATGAGAACAGCCCCGACACCGACGCGCAAGACATCTTGTAGGAGCTGGACAGCGCCCGAAGTGAGAACGCGGTCCTCTCCCTGTAACGACCTTACGAGAACGTCGGCGACCAGCCACAGTCCGACGGCGACGACGATGAACACCGGAACGTCGAGTCCTATGTAGTCAGCGAGGTAGCCGCGGAAGACAAAGACGAGTACAGCGACGGCGACGGACGCCGCGGTGGCTATAGTCACCGACGCAGAAAAGACGCCGTCGGTGTCTTCTCCCTCGCTTATCCGTTTGACCGCGGCGGACGTTACACCGAGGTTCGACATCAGGGAAGATAGCTGTACGACTGTGAAGAAAAGGAAGTATGCACCGAGTTCTTCGGGAGGTAGGACGCGTGCAAAGTAGACGAGACCAAGGAAGCCGACTGCGCGCGCTGTAAGATGTATCCCGAACAGGATTATGCTCTGTCTACCCGCGTCTCCGTCAGTCAATTTACCACCAACTGTATCGAAGTTCCAGCGAAGGGATCAAATCTCCTGTGGTTCTTCGCCAATAACCGATGTCGCGTAACCGATGACAAATATACCAAACTAAGTAGATTACCAAGAAGAATCTTGAACATATCCCAGTTCAGTCAGCATATTACCAGACTTCTGTTTGAACGCTTCCTTGTGTCTCTCGTTAAATTCATTTTCCCAGTCTCCGATTAGCCCCTTTCGAAAGGTGCTACTTTCGGTGTCAAACAGATTATTAGCTATATAATCAACGTGTTTCTCTGAGATTGGTTTCCCTATGTGCCCAGATATCCTCTGTATCGTCTCTTTTTGTGATTGTTTATCACCCCCCCCATTAGGACCTATTAGGTTCTCAAATTTCACGGTCAGATTGTAATTTTCCGCATTCCATTTATAAAAAGAGTCCATCCACTCAAGCACCCCTTCAAATCGGTTACCATCATCAGCGTGTTTTCCAGAGACACCTTTTATAGATGCCATAAGACGTGCGTCATCGTCAGGTAGATTAACGTAGTAGTCATGGAGCCTATGTGACGTATTTTTTTCCGTCACCCAGTGATAGTGGGAGACAGCGACGTCCCTAGGGTCTCGAATTATAAGAAGAGATCGGATAGATTCCTGTTCAAGTATATTCGAATTCTCCTCGGTATAGAATACATGCCCTGTCATGTATTGGCCCGCTTTGGTTTTATCCAGTTTCTGTCGAAAGTCATCGGAATCCCCATTCCTATTATAATTCATGTGAACATGTCTGCCAGCAATCCTAAGACGGTGAAGAGGGCCCGAAGGACGTAAGTAAGGGAAAAGAAAGAGACATTTTGCAAGGAGATTTGTACCGGATTTTGGCACACTATTTGCGAATACACGAGGAGCCCCCAAACGAGACATGATTCTGTTTGGCGAGTAACAATAGGCAAATATTTTGAACTTCTCTAATACCGAGTTCATTATTATAACCTCGAATTAACCAATTTAAGTAATTATTGATTTTTTGATACCCTAGCCAAGTGTATTCAGAATGTTGACTAGATCATCCATCTTATTTGCTCTACTAAACTCTTCAAAAACCGACTCCTCTGAAGGATATTCGAGTTCTCTCGAAAGAACTCTTTCGATACCGTCGGCTATCCCTTCGGTGTCTTCGGGATGTACCGCTATTCCTAAGTTGTTCTCCTCGATGAGTCGGGCTACACGGAACGAAGGGTCGACGACGGCGAGTATCGGTGTTCTTGCACCCATGTAGTCCCATATCTTCGACGGAACGCTGAGTCGGTTCTCCGGGTCGTCGCCGCCGATGTAGACGACGATGTCGGAGCCTTTGAGAACGGGTATGATTTCGTTGTGAGGCACGAAGTCGTGTGTTTCGACGAATCCGGTGAGTTCAAGCTCCTCGACCTTCTCCTGATACCCCTCGTTCCAGTCACCGTAGAACTGTAAGTTTAGTTCGTCGGGTTCCGGTTCGTTCCTCTCCACGTACTCCGAAAATCCTTCGAGGAGCTCGTACGGCTCTATCCATCCCTCGTAGAACGAACCGGCGTACGTGACCGTGGTAGCGTCGTATCTCTCGGCGGGCGCGGACTCGAACTTCTCCGACTCGAAGCCGAGGAAAGGCAACTCGTAGAACCTCTCAGACGGAACTTCCGGATACTTGTTTTCAAGATGGTCATCTCCCATCTGTATACCGTCTCCCCAGACAACTTGGTCAGCGTTCCGAACCGCCAAACCTTCGACCCACGACGCCACCTTGGTGAGGAACGCGTCAGGGTCACGGTCAGGGTTGTCAACCATAGGGTCGCGGAACTCAACGAGCCAAGGAAGACGCAGAAGACTGCTTACAACGTAACCTATCAGCTGGAGATGGAAGGGATTACTGACGGAGTTGACCACGTCAACGTCGTGCTTTCGTCCGATATACAGGCACTTCAGAACCGCATAAGGAAAGAGAGGGATGTACGGTTGGGGAACACGTCCTACTACTACCTTCCATCCTCTCTCCCGTAGCATCCGTTTGCGTGTGGCGAACTTCTCGGAGCGTCCTCCTTCGTTGTCAATATCAACATTCGAAATTAGTAGGACAGTTGGCATTTATTCCCTATTGGACTGTGAGTACTTTATTATACCGGGAAAGGGTAGCTTGACCACCCTTAAACTAAAATAGAATCTCCCGTTCTAGAACATTCATACGTAGTTCTCTACAAAGTTTACGCTCATGCTGTTATCGCTGTACATCTTTTCAGGCAGGGTTAGGGAAGAGATATACTCTCTTGTATCGTAACCGCTAATTATTCCACTGAAGACTCAGTTCTCAACTTCAACAGTTGTTCTTCCGTAACTGCCACCTTACCAATCCGAAACTTACCCGACTCTGGACCATGACAGTCCGAACCCCCCGTCTTCAGCAGACTGTGTCCCTCCGCGAGTGCCTCGGCTTCCTCTACACCTATATCGGCGTAGTCGTCCGATCTTACCTCGCCATACGGGTACCAGACTTCAATGGCATCCAGTCCACTCTCAACGAGTTCTTCGGTCATCTCCGGGACGCTTCCGGAGCGGATACGCCCCGGATGCGCGAGGGAGGTGACGCCGCCGGCTTCGTGTACCGCCTTGATTACTTCGTCGTACGGGGCGCGCTCCATAGGTACGTACACGTCACCACCCTCAGCGAGGTACTCGTCGAAAGCCTCCGAGACGGTGTCGACGTAGCCCTCGTCTATGAGAAGATCCGCGAGATGGGGACGTCCGAGACTTCCTTCGACGGAGTCGTTGAGCGACTCGTACGTGACATCAAGACCCGTAACTTCGGTCAGTCTGTCAACAATCTTTCGGTTACGCTTTTCCCTGTACCCGCGTACCTTCTCAAGCACCGAGTTGAGTCTGTCATTTGTAGGGTCGATGTAATAGCCGAGTATCTCTATTTTGGTATCGAAGATATCGGCACGTATCTCAACGCCGGTGACAACCTCAATACCCTTGTACGATTTTCTGGGTGATTCGAGAGATGGAGGGATACGGTCGTGATCGGTGATAGATATAGCTTTCAGACCTCTGTCCTTTGCTTGTTCTACACGCTCCTCAACAGTGGATGTTCCATCTGAGTTCGTGGTATGTATATGTAAGTCAGCATATCCGTTCTTCATTCCCATATATATGTATATCAGTTTCTACAGTATAATCACTGTCGGTCGGCTTCCATTAATCAAAAACGGCTTATTAGTAGTATTCCTTAATAGGAAACAGATGATAGATCCCCATGGCGGCTATCTCGTAGATAGAGTTATAGAAGATAAACACGCGGAGTCTGCAAAAGAGGAACTCTCCGATCTACCAAGCATACGTCTTGATTACGGTAGCTATCAAGATGCTATAAATATATCTAGCGGGCGTTACAGTCCCCTTACAGGGTTTCTGTCACAAAACGACCTATTAAAAGTCGCACATGACATGACGTTAGAGGACGGAACTGTTTGGCCTCTCCCCATAATTCTTGATGTCGGCAGCGAACTAGCTGCTGAACTCGAACCTGGCAGAAAGGCAGGCCTGGAGTCGCCCGACGGCGAACTAATAGGTTTCCTTAACATTGATGAGGTATATAGACAGAACAAAGAGGAGATTGCTGAAAGTATATTCGGGACAGACGACGAATCACACCCCGGCGTGAGAAGTTATCTGGAGATGGAGGACTTCCTTGTAGGTGGTTCAATAAAGCTCTTCGACGAACACAGGTACAACGACCGTGACCTACTTCCACGCGAGTCACGCGTTCTTTTCGACTCGAAGGACTGGGACACCGTCGTCGGATTCCAGACGAGGAACGCGCCGCACCGTGCCCACGAATACATACAGAAGTCAGCACTCGAACACGTAGATGGCATCCTGATACAGCCCAAGCTCGGCGACAAGAAAGAAGGAGACTACCAGGACGACGTGATAATTGGGGGATACGACAGACTCATTGAGAGCTACTATCCCGACAATAGAGCAGTTCTCTCGGTCTTCCCAAGCGTGATGCGATACGCAGGTCCGCGTGAAGCCGTCTTCGACTCGATAATCAGGAAGAACCAAGGCTGTACGCACTTCGTAATTGGAAGGGATCACGCAGGTGTAGGTGACTTCTACGGCGGCTTTGACGCCCACCGAATCTTCGATGAAATAAGTGATATTGGTGTAGAACCTCTCTTCTTCAACTACTCGTTCTTCTGTGAGAAGTGCGACGGCATGACGTCTGAAAAGGTCTGTCCCCACAGTGATGAGAAGCGTATATATCCGAGTGGTAGCAAGATACGCGATATGATAAGATCTGGAGAGGAACCGTCGGAGAAAATAATGCGTCCCGAGGTGGCTAACTTTATTATCGACGCGGAGGAACCGTTTGTAGGAGGAAAAGTATGAGCTTTACACTGTGGTTCATGGGGCTACCTGCGTCCGGGAAGTCTACGTTAGCCAAACGGGTGGAAGAACATCTACGGGAGGCGGGTTTGGATGTTGAGAACCTTGACGGCGACGAGATACGCAAGAACATGCATCCGGACCTCGGATTCACGCGTGAAGATCGAGCAACAAATAATCGACGGACTGCGTTCATCTGTAAACTACTGAACAGGAACGGGATAGCGTGCGTAACAGGTATGATAACCCCGTTCCGCGAATCACAGCAGGAGATACGAGACATAATAGAGCCGACGGGGAAGGTAGTTCTGATATACGTTAAAGCCTCTGTTGAGACGTGCGCCGAAAGGGACCCCAAGGGACTATACGAGAAGGCTCAGGAGGGAAAGATAGAGAACTTCACCGGCGTAAATCATCCTTTCCAAGAGCCGCACAACCCCGACATAGTCGTGGATACAGAGGAAATGTCCGTGGACGCGAGTGTCGAACACGTAAAACGTAGGCTATCGGAGATAGGGGTGCTTTCGGAGGTCAGCGAGGAAGACTACGGCATGGATCTGTCTCAACAGGAGGCAGAAGATATACAGGAACGCCTGAAAAATTTGGGGTACCTTTAGGGGGGCGGTGTCAACCTTAGAGAGTAAGAGTGTGGTTGAGAAATTTTGTTATAGGATCAAAAATGCTCAACCACATGATAGAGAAAGCACGCGAAGAAGAAATATTTTGTCGTGAAGATACTCCGACGGAAAGACGTTGCAAACGCGAAACGTTTGCAGCCCACAAATCTTCGATTTGTGAACGCGTTGTCGCGTCTTTCCTGTACTATGCTGGATTATCGTATCGTGATATAGAACCGGTGGTCGACCGATCTTACGAAGCTGTGAGACAGTGGTATCACCGACTGTCTCACCTCTTCGAACCAGAAACTGACCACCGAGAAGTAGTTGCTGTCGACGAAACCAAGCTGGAAATTGACGGGGTGGAAGTGTATGTCTGGGCAGCTGTCGACGTGGACACCTTCGAGGTGATCCACGTCGACGTCAGTAAAGGTAGATCTAACCTCGACGCATTACTCTTTCTACGTGAGGTGATTAGTAGGTGTCGAGGTCGACCTTTGCTAAAGGTCGGCCGAGGCCCTTGGTACAACTGGCCATTACATGAGCTAGACTGTGACTTCGAACGTGAAACCTTCGGACAACGTAGCATTATAGAGTCGTGGTTCGGTGTTTTAAGACACCGAACCACTCGATTCTGGAATCACTTCCCGACCAATAGCTCTATCAAATCAACCTCAAACTGGTTAAAATCCTATGCTGCTCTCCACAACATCATGCTCTAAACTTGACACCCTCCTTTAGGGGATGAGTGCCCCAAGCCAAAGACTATATTCAGAACGCTCATCTGTAGCAGTGAATACTTGCCGTTATTTAAGCTATACTTGACTATTCAGTCTGGCAGATCTATTCATCGACTTTCGCTAGGTATTCGCATCTACACATGAGCGTATTCAGAAATATGTCTGGTGAACCCTACTTCTATCCGAAGACACCGTACCTGAGTATCATATACCTGGAGAATGAGCGCGCCATTTGACGCCTAATCTGCTCACGAGGGCTTTCGCGCCAGTGTTTGAGAGTCCACCTACGTGTTATCTTTTTGTCTTTCTTTCGGTATTTTTCTTTGTCAATCTCAAACTCAGCCAGTTCGTCTTCGTTATATGTTCTTTCATAGCCGAACCGTTCTAAGATATCTCCCGCTATCTTTTCCGTTATCTTAATTTCTTCCTCTGGAAGTTGCTCGTGGAACTTGTCGTAGTTGTCGCTCATTATTGGGGAGGTAAGGTTCTCAAAGACGTCGGCGCTTTCGGAAGCCGCCTCCGCCTCTTCTGTCTCATAGTAGTAGAGCATACGCTCGTCGTACTCCATCTCCAAGAAGTCACAGATGTTTTTGACGACCGACTCTGGATCCTGTAGCAGATCCTTGTATCTCAGGAGATGGACGGATTCATCATGTCGGTTGAGCAGTTCGGCACCTTTAGTCTGCTCGTCGTACCATCTTTTAGCATTGAAGTACGGATGGTATCTTCCGACGTTTGACGTCTTGAATGACAGAACAACATCGCGGACGTCCCTGACGAGATAAACAAACTTGGGTTTCTCATAGTAGTCAAAGATATCATCAAGAAACTCCCAGAGAGCTGGGTACTTAGAAGCCCATGCCGAACATTCTTCCTGCTCGGCGTAGACGTTGTACAGGGACTTCTGTACGTCAAACAAGGCGTGACCCTGACTCTGCTCCGATATCTCATACTCCTCATATACGTCATCAACACTAATGGGGGAATCAAGTGGGTGGAAAGAATAGTTTTTGTTAATAAGCACATCGCGTAGGAGTTTACGTGCGCGTTTGTCGCTCATATCTCCCGGTGAAACTATCCTTTGCCACGGATATGCCGTTTCGAGAGGATGAGGTGCAGATATTTCAGGATGCGTATTCAGTATGCTACGTACTAGGTTTGACCCAGACCTCTCTGTTGAGATTAACATTATCGGTTGTTTGTCTTCATCTGTTCTATTAGTCTCAGTATTTAGAACACTCTCTGACATACTTTGTAGTATGGTTGAGACGTAGTAAACTACTTGGTTAAACTTATCGATGAAACAGAGGCAAACTTGCGAAACTGATATGTCTGATACGGTTCTATTTTGGCCAAGATGTCAGAAAACAGAATTGGTGGTGAGAAGTCACGTGTACTGTATCTTTTGATCTTCCTTACAGGCGTGCTGATAGGTAGTTGGGTAAGGGTAGTTACGTTCATCATGCCCAAAAGATTTGTTGAGTACTTTATACAAAGGTTACTTCCAAGTCAAGAGTCTGACTGAGTTACAGATATCCAAGATCCTCAAGACGGTTCTTCGTCGTCTGATTGACCTCGGCGGCGGTCACGTACATCTGTTCGTCCCCCTCAAGAATATCCTGTAGGTCGTCGAAGTACTCCTCGGCGACCTCGCCCTCGTTGTCGAGTAGGTTACGCTCCTCGCCGGGATCCTGTGCGATATAGTAGAGTTCGACGGGTTCAAGTTCGCCGTTCGCCGTGCAGATGAGCTTCCACTCGTTGGAGCGTAGGCAGACGAGAGAGTCGAGTTCGTTCCACCCAAAGTCGTACCTCTCGTTCATTTTATGCGTGAGCTTGTTCTCCTTCGTTAGCTGTCCATGATACGTCTCGGAGTAGGCGAACTCCGGGTGTTCGCCGTCGAGCAACGTCTCCCCATCCATCTCGGGAGCATCTATTTCAAGCGCATCGAGGAGCGTAGGCACGATATCGATGCTACGCACCTGTTCGTGAACCGTCTTGTCGGGGAAAGGGTCGCCGCTGAAGACGAGAGGTACGCGTATCAGGTTATCGTAGAGTTCGACAGCGCGGAACTGCGATCCGACGCGGTTGCCCTCACTGTCGTAGACCCATGGGTAACCGTGTTCGCCGGGCATCTTGGAGCCGTGGTCACCGGTTACAACCGTCGCGTCTATATCGACGAGTTCGTGTAGGTTTTCGAGTTGACGCGCGACAAACTCCGACTCCTCGCGGTACCTGCGCTGGTAACGCCCGATATACTGCTCTACGTTCTCGTAGACGTTGTTTTCGTCGAACTCCGGTTCGTCACGTTTGCCGAACTCAGAGCGTAGCGTCAGGTGTAGGTCGAACGAATGTATGAAGACGAAGTTGTCCTCACCCTCATGGTCATCAAGCCAGTTCACAGCGCGGTTCACGAGGAGGTTTGCGGGTCCGAACTCGTCGCCACGCCCCTCCATACGGTCTTCCATCGGTGTTATGTGATGAAACTCGTCGAACGAATCGGGTATGTTTCCGGTCGGAAGAGGATATCCACCTGTGAATCCCACTGTGTTGTATCCTTCCTCGGAGAGTACCTCGGGCAGAAGCGTCGCGTCCGTCTCGTAGTCGATGAGCCACCGCACCCCGTGGTTGAACGGGTTGAGTCCGGACAGCATTGAAGTATGAGACGGACTCGTGAACGCAGCCTGTGTAATACAGGTGTCGTAGTAGCTACCCGATGCCTTCAGTCTCTCGTAGAACCGGTGGTCGAAAAAGTCTGGTCTGATACAGTCCACTGACACGAAAACTACATTCATAGGTGTTATTTCCGGTTATTCTCGTAAAACTGTTCCGTTCAGTCGAAGTAGGAGTTTACCTCTGTAACTACTTTGTTCATGTCGTCCTCAGTAAGATTGGGGTGTATCGGCAAGAGAAGGACTTTGTCGGTGACACGTTCCGTGTTCGGAAAACGAGATGCATCTGTTGAGGGAGCGAGACTGTAGTCGTAGAGGGGTTTTTCGTACACAATAGAGGACTCAACATCTCTCTCAGATAAGTACTCCCTCAGACCTATGTTGTCTTCCGTGCGTATAGGAAAACCGTGGTATACGTTGGTTCTGTTAGGGCGAGTTTTGGGAAGAACCACGTTGGAGGTAAGTTCTTTTAGGTAGTATTCGGCTACCCTTTGTCTGTCAGTAAGTATGCTGTCGTACTTCTTGAGTTGTTGTATTCCTATCGCAGCCTCGATATCGTTCATACGGACACTACGTAGAGGAGTTTCAAAGTCGCCGTTCGTATTCGATCTCAACGTCTTGACACGTTCGGTGTAATCCGGGTTGTCGGAGACCACCATTCCTCCCTCAGCAGTTGTTATGTTCTTTGTAGCACCGAAGCTACATACACCGATGTCGCCATATGTAGCTATGCTGTTCTCATCATACTTAGCACCTGGTGACTGACCGAAGTCGTTTATCACCATGAGGTCGTTGTCTTTGGCTATCTCGATAAGCCTGTCCATTTCACAGGACTGTCCGTAAAGAGGAGTTAACAGGATACCTTCAGCTTCCTGCCTTCCCAGTTCATTCTTGACGAAGTCAGGGTCTATGTTGTAGCTGTCTTTACGTATGTCACAGAACACGGGACAAAGATTCTGTCGTATGAGGGAGTAAAGAACTGCGGCACAATTGAAGGGCGAGACTATGACTTCATCGCCATCTTCTAAGTCGCTAACCTCCAGAGCGAGTTCCAAGGCGACACTACCTGAACAGACAGCCGCTGCATTTTCCCTACCGGCGAACTCACAGAATCTCTCCTCAAACTCTTCAACCACGTTGCCTACTGAAAGCTCTCCCCTTGATAGAAGGTCGTTAACTGCTTCTATCTCATCTTCTCCCGTTCTTGGTGAGCCTAACGAAACCATCAGTTACTCTTTTCTATACGGTACTCCGGGAAGTATCCATCGCCGGTGTCGATGCCCGCATTCTCGGCTTTGTCTATCAGTTCGGCGTAGACTTGGGGCATGTGTACCGACGTACCAAGGTACATTTCAGCCCGGTCTGGCGAGAACGACTTCTTGAACTTGAAGACGCCGGGTCTACCTCCTTGGAAGTCGAACACCTTTCTTCCGGTGTCACGCATGTGCATCAAAGCCCCATAACAGAGCAGGTTGTTGACGCGCATATCCCAGTAGTCGGGGTTGGAAGCCCGTAGGTAGTCGTGTGCCAGTTCTTCGTTGTGTACCACCATGGCACCGCCGACCACCTCGTC
The genomic region above belongs to Candidatus Afararchaeum irisae and contains:
- a CDS encoding PHP domain-containing protein, with product MGMKNGYADLHIHTTNSDGTSTVEERVEQAKDRGLKAISITDHDRIPPSLESPRKSYKGIEVVTGVEIRADIFDTKIEILGYYIDPTNDRLNSVLEKVRGYREKRNRKIVDRLTEVTGLDVTYESLNDSVEGSLGRPHLADLLIDEGYVDTVSEAFDEYLAEGGDVYVPMERAPYDEVIKAVHEAGGVTSLAHPGRIRSGSVPEMTEELVESGLDAIEVWYPYGEVRSDDYADIGVEEAEALAEGHSLLKTGGSDCHGPESGKFRIGKVAVTEEQLLKLRTESSVE
- the sat gene encoding sulfate adenylyltransferase, producing the protein MIDPHGGYLVDRVIEDKHAESAKEELSDLPSIRLDYGSYQDAINISSGRYSPLTGFLSQNDLLKVAHDMTLEDGTVWPLPIILDVGSELAAELEPGRKAGLESPDGELIGFLNIDEVYRQNKEEIAESIFGTDDESHPGVRSYLEMEDFLVGGSIKLFDEHRYNDRDLLPRESRVLFDSKDWDTVVGFQTRNAPHRAHEYIQKSALEHVDGILIQPKLGDKKEGDYQDDVIIGGYDRLIESYYPDNRAVLSVFPSVMRYAGPREAVFDSIIRKNQGCTHFVIGRDHAGVGDFYGGFDAHRIFDEISDIGVEPLFFNYSFFCEKCDGMTSEKVCPHSDEKRIYPSGSKIRDMIRSGEEPSEKIMRPEVANFIIDAEEPFVGGKV
- the cysC gene encoding adenylyl-sulfate kinase, whose product is MSFTLWFMGLPASGKSTLAKRVEEHLREAGLDVENLDGDEIRKNMHPDLGFTREDRATNNRRTAFICKLLNRNGIACVTGMITPFRESQQEIRDIIEPTGKVVLIYVKASVETCAERDPKGLYEKAQEGKIENFTGVNHPFQEPHNPDIVVDTEEMSVDASVEHVKRRLSEIGVLSEVSEEDYGMDLSQQEAEDIQERLKNLGYL
- a CDS encoding flippase — its product is MTDGDAGRQSIILFGIHLTARAVGFLGLVYFARVLPPEELGAYFLFFTVVQLSSLMSNLGVTSAAVKRISEGEDTDGVFSASVTIATAASVAVAVLVFVFRGYLADYIGLDVPVFIVVAVGLWLVADVLVRSLQGEDRVLTSGAVQLLQDVLRVGVGAVLITLGYGAVGLIWGVIAGFAATVVVAYPLLNVSLRIPLREHFSRIFSISRYTMFYGPTNLVYFWFDTLMIGLFLTRPDVSAYEVAWQTTRVMIIATYAINQTVFPKISKHATKGDTDEVSRLLSGAVLFTLFFPLPGLVGIAVLGEEILSVVYRPEYAVAAVPMTLLAGYMVVESIQRVVNSTLVGLERPELPFRSRMVGVTLALVLNAALIPTVGLVGAAVATVVAKFVDTAIQWYYVADVVELRIPKRSIAWETVSALIMGGVVYAVARVLSPRRVPSLVAVVALGAVVYGVLVLLDEDIRDVFSEYVPLPSVNQ
- a CDS encoding sulfatase, producing MTNVVLLTVDSLRADHVGCYGYERDTTPFIDTLAYEGASFDAYANSTWTRASFPSILTSTYPLEYGGFEYLSDSRVTVGEAVSDQASTAAFHSNLWLSRDYNYDRGFDTFYDSKSDPTLLAKLRAYVKTNLDHDSRLYRILQWLYDTTEEKSGVDVGQTYKDAETMTDLTVDWISEQEDDFFVWTHYMDVHHPYVPHDTLGELGIDLNISEREAVKLRRKMLEEPDEISDDDLKTLIDLYDCEIRYVDNQIRRLYEHLEESGIADDTAVIFTSDHGEEFRDHGGFSHNDSMYDEVLHVPFVIHGTDARDISEDIPVELLDVPPTVCDIVGVENPPNYRGVSALENEGKRRHIISETNNPEGYKISVRTDEYKYIWDIGNEERELYNLAENPGETENMINSTEYEEVAQELHDELVEHLDKVKSTNEKLPDITMDNEVEERLEELGYLS
- a CDS encoding sulfotransferase domain-containing protein; this translates as MNSVLEKFKIFAYCYSPNRIMSRLGAPRVFANSVPKSGTNLLAKCLFLFPYLRPSGPLHRLRIAGRHVHMNYNRNGDSDDFRQKLDKTKAGQYMTGHVFYTEENSNILEQESIRSLLIIRDPRDVAVSHYHWVTEKNTSHRLHDYYVNLPDDDARLMASIKGVSGKHADDGNRFEGVLEWMDSFYKWNAENYNLTVKFENLIGPNGGGDKQSQKETIQRISGHIGKPISEKHVDYIANNLFDTESSTFRKGLIGDWENEFNERHKEAFKQKSGNMLTELGYVQDSSW
- a CDS encoding glycosyltransferase, translated to MGDDHLENKYPEVPSERFYELPFLGFESEKFESAPAERYDATTVTYAGSFYEGWIEPYELLEGFSEYVERNEPEPDELNLQFYGDWNEGYQEKVEELELTGFVETHDFVPHNEIIPVLKGSDIVVYIGGDDPENRLSVPSKIWDYMGARTPILAVVDPSFRVARLIEENNLGIAVHPEDTEGIADGIERVLSRELEYPSEESVFEEFSRANKMDDLVNILNTLG